The proteins below come from a single Pradoshia eiseniae genomic window:
- a CDS encoding DNA topoisomerase III gives MELIIAEKPDQGLTLASPFTFKRHDGYVEISPNDIFPDGAFCTWAIGHLTELSAPETYKPEWKKWSMGSLPIIPERFTYQVTKSKYKQFNIVKQLLKRPEVSTIIHAGDAGREGELIVRNIISLSGVKKPMKRLWISSLTKKSIMDGFKSLKDGQETIYLFHEAYTRACADWLVGMNASRAYSLLLKQKGMNDVFSAGRVQTPTLALIVKREHEIESFVSKPFWEVIATFQMDGHTYEGKWEKDGESRLDQKEMAEKIAAFCKSKEAVIKEMKTERKEFQPPLLFNLSSLQATANKAFKYSPKKTLDILQKLYQKGIVSYPRSDSNYVTEGEAELFPDILAKLGQFEDYKSLMPVPNPSILHNKRFVNEKKVSDHYAIIPTEQVTNPNRLSGEEKNIYDLVVRRLIAAHYESAVFDYTTITTLVNGRAEFISKGKQQIREGWRKVVFLDDKDEDTILPNVKQDDTGIVKKVKVKEGKTQPPKRYTEGQLITLMKTAGKHLDNEELEKVLMKSEGLGTEATRAGIITSLKDRKYIDVKKNQVFATDKGKVLIKAIGEEILASPEMTAKWEQRLAEIGEGKASAAQFMEQTKKLTAKIIEDAVKGFETWDFSGYNVESIQRKGSKFPKPKKMGQCPLCQGDIVDKGQFYGCVNYREKECKYTFSKTILGKKISQANMQKLLKEGRTGLIKGFKKGDNTFDATLEWKDGKINFIFSTENAGKS, from the coding sequence ATGGAATTAATCATCGCGGAGAAACCGGATCAAGGATTGACATTGGCATCGCCATTTACCTTTAAGCGGCATGATGGGTATGTGGAAATTTCGCCTAATGATATTTTTCCTGACGGGGCGTTTTGCACGTGGGCGATTGGCCATTTAACTGAATTATCGGCACCGGAGACATATAAGCCGGAATGGAAGAAATGGTCCATGGGCTCATTGCCAATCATACCCGAACGATTTACATATCAAGTAACGAAATCGAAATATAAGCAATTTAATATCGTTAAGCAATTATTAAAAAGGCCAGAGGTTTCAACGATCATTCATGCAGGGGATGCTGGGCGCGAAGGGGAATTGATTGTCCGTAATATCATTTCCTTAAGCGGCGTGAAGAAGCCAATGAAGAGGCTTTGGATTTCTTCCCTGACGAAAAAGTCCATCATGGATGGATTTAAGTCGCTGAAGGATGGACAGGAAACGATTTATTTATTTCATGAGGCTTACACGAGGGCATGTGCAGATTGGCTCGTCGGCATGAATGCTTCGCGGGCTTATTCCCTCCTGCTGAAACAAAAGGGAATGAATGATGTCTTCTCGGCCGGGCGTGTGCAGACACCGACACTTGCCTTGATTGTGAAAAGGGAGCATGAGATTGAATCATTTGTTTCAAAGCCTTTTTGGGAAGTCATTGCCACCTTCCAGATGGATGGCCATACATATGAGGGGAAATGGGAAAAGGATGGAGAGTCAAGGCTTGACCAGAAAGAGATGGCTGAGAAAATAGCTGCCTTCTGCAAATCCAAGGAAGCGGTCATTAAGGAAATGAAAACAGAGCGGAAGGAATTCCAGCCTCCATTATTGTTTAATCTGTCTTCCTTGCAGGCGACGGCCAATAAAGCCTTTAAATACTCACCAAAGAAAACACTCGATATACTGCAGAAGCTTTACCAAAAAGGGATTGTCTCCTACCCGCGGAGTGATTCAAACTATGTAACGGAGGGAGAGGCAGAGCTGTTTCCGGATATTCTGGCGAAACTTGGCCAGTTTGAAGACTATAAATCACTTATGCCTGTTCCAAACCCGTCGATCCTTCATAACAAGCGCTTCGTGAATGAGAAGAAGGTGTCCGATCACTATGCCATCATCCCGACTGAACAGGTAACGAACCCAAACCGGTTATCTGGTGAGGAGAAGAATATCTATGATTTGGTCGTACGCCGTTTGATTGCTGCTCATTATGAATCGGCTGTCTTCGATTATACGACGATCACAACCCTTGTGAATGGACGGGCTGAATTTATATCAAAGGGCAAGCAGCAAATTCGTGAAGGCTGGCGCAAGGTCGTTTTTCTCGATGACAAGGATGAGGATACCATCCTGCCGAATGTAAAGCAGGATGACACCGGTATCGTGAAGAAGGTGAAGGTCAAGGAGGGGAAAACCCAACCGCCGAAACGATATACAGAGGGCCAGCTTATTACCTTGATGAAAACAGCGGGCAAGCATTTGGATAATGAGGAGCTAGAGAAGGTGCTGATGAAGTCTGAAGGTCTTGGAACGGAAGCGACGAGGGCTGGAATTATCACCAGCCTGAAGGACCGGAAGTATATAGACGTCAAAAAGAATCAGGTCTTTGCAACAGATAAGGGAAAGGTGCTAATTAAAGCGATTGGGGAGGAAATCCTCGCTTCCCCAGAGATGACGGCTAAATGGGAGCAGCGTCTCGCGGAGATTGGAGAAGGGAAAGCATCTGCCGCCCAATTCATGGAACAAACGAAGAAATTGACGGCAAAAATCATTGAGGATGCGGTAAAGGGATTCGAAACATGGGATTTCTCCGGATACAATGTGGAGAGCATCCAGCGGAAAGGGTCTAAATTCCCAAAACCGAAAAAAATGGGCCAATGCCCATTATGCCAAGGTGACATCGTGGATAAAGGTCAATTCTATGGATGTGTGAATTACCGAGAGAAGGAATGTAAATACACTTTCTCTAAGACCATACTAGGGAAGAAAATCAGCCAGGCCAATATGCAAAAGCTTTTGAAAGAGGGCAGGACAGGCCTTATTAAAGGCTTCAAAAAGGGAGACAATACGTTTGATGCCACGCTTGAGTGGAAGGACGGGAAAATAAATTTTATATTTTCGACTGAAAATGCCGGGAAATCTTAA
- a CDS encoding manganese-dependent inorganic pyrophosphatase codes for MEKVLIFGHKNPDTDTICSAIAYAELKKALGMNAEPVRLGSVNGETQFALDTFKIEAPRLVEKVAEEVNEVILVDHNERQQSADDIEQVRVLEVIDHHRIANFETADPLYYRAEPVGCTATILNKLYKENGVEIKKEIAGLMLSAIISDSLLFKSPTCTEQDVQAAKELAAIAGVDAEVYGLDMLKAGADLSKKTIEELISLDAKEFSMGTSKVEIAQVNAVDTNEVMAKQAELEAAMQASIDEKGLDLFLLVVTDILTNDSVALAVGEKSAAVEQAFGVTLVNKTAVLKGVVSRKKQVVPALTEALS; via the coding sequence ATGGAAAAAGTATTGATCTTTGGACATAAAAACCCTGATACAGATACAATCTGTTCAGCTATCGCTTATGCGGAATTAAAGAAAGCACTAGGAATGAATGCCGAGCCAGTAAGACTGGGTTCCGTGAACGGAGAAACTCAATTTGCTTTGGATACATTCAAAATTGAAGCTCCTCGTTTAGTGGAGAAGGTTGCTGAAGAAGTGAACGAGGTTATTCTCGTTGACCATAATGAACGTCAGCAAAGTGCGGATGATATCGAACAAGTACGCGTGCTTGAAGTAATCGATCACCACCGCATCGCGAACTTTGAAACAGCTGACCCGTTATACTACCGCGCTGAGCCTGTTGGCTGCACAGCGACAATCTTGAACAAGCTTTACAAAGAGAACGGAGTAGAAATCAAGAAGGAAATCGCTGGCCTTATGCTTTCTGCGATCATTTCTGATTCCTTATTGTTCAAATCCCCAACATGCACAGAGCAAGATGTTCAAGCAGCGAAGGAATTGGCTGCGATCGCTGGCGTGGATGCTGAAGTGTATGGTCTTGACATGCTTAAAGCTGGAGCGGACTTAAGCAAGAAAACAATCGAAGAATTGATCTCCCTTGATGCGAAAGAATTCAGCATGGGAACATCTAAAGTAGAAATCGCGCAAGTGAACGCAGTAGATACAAATGAAGTCATGGCTAAGCAAGCTGAGCTTGAAGCAGCTATGCAAGCTTCAATTGATGAGAAAGGCTTGGACCTTTTCTTGCTTGTCGTAACTGACATCCTGACCAATGATTCCGTTGCCCTTGCTGTCGGCGAGAAATCAGCTGCAGTAGAGCAAGCCTTCGGAGTGACGTTAGTGAATAAAACGGCTGTATTAAAAGGTGTCGTTTCACGCAAGAAACAAGTCGTACCAGCCTTGACAGAAGCTCTATCCTAA
- a CDS encoding YueI family protein produces MSKKTVDDYLQEGIHGAKEIKTEERREFLGSLRERVVVALGQKTVFENKIPSAFEDILKNNTGAVLYLNGHIDYSYLSKYVKLAESHKIQFKIVLNKDYNSPHGAVLAYGYAINKEDISLPDPTKNTEKKNEKEPTGGGFSFFKKLFKKD; encoded by the coding sequence ATGTCGAAAAAAACAGTGGATGACTATCTGCAAGAGGGAATCCATGGGGCAAAGGAAATCAAAACAGAGGAACGCAGGGAATTTCTTGGTTCCTTGCGTGAACGGGTTGTCGTTGCCCTAGGGCAGAAAACCGTCTTCGAAAATAAAATACCATCAGCATTTGAAGATATATTGAAAAATAATACGGGAGCTGTTCTTTATCTCAATGGCCATATCGACTATTCGTATTTATCGAAATACGTGAAATTGGCGGAATCACACAAGATCCAGTTCAAGATTGTTTTGAACAAGGACTATAATTCTCCGCACGGAGCCGTACTGGCATATGGATATGCGATTAACAAAGAAGATATTAGCTTGCCTGATCCAACAAAGAATACAGAAAAAAAGAATGAAAAGGAACCGACTGGTGGAGGCTTTTCATTCTTTAAGAAGTTATTTAAAAAAGATTAA
- a CDS encoding PspC domain-containing protein, with product MNNKKLFKSRVDKPISGVFGGLAIYLDMDANILRLIFVFFSLVTALIPFFLLYLIAAFIIPYEDNHEPPDLVNTEEKS from the coding sequence ATGAATAATAAGAAACTGTTTAAATCTAGAGTAGATAAGCCGATAAGTGGAGTGTTTGGCGGTTTGGCGATTTATTTAGATATGGATGCCAATATACTCCGATTAATCTTTGTATTCTTTTCATTGGTTACTGCACTCATCCCTTTCTTCCTCCTATATCTAATTGCTGCGTTCATAATTCCCTACGAAGATAACCATGAACCTCCTGACTTAGTTAATACAGAAGAAAAGTCTTAA
- a CDS encoding HAAS domain-containing protein — MEEKLSAKSTRFVEDLRVYLFSSGKKNEEIDDIIRELEDHLYEAESKGKSIEKIIGSSPKDYMLSLSDEMKTDYKGWAKYIPLLIVGPMSYLVFKDLLSGTLSYGILTIIGSIIFSILFFAGVMAALRYTASRQVSRKKEFFIFLLPAVLCMLFISGILLIDLLYPSPIIHFGVLGSSLIGILFLITIIIFSIWTKTAILPVTLLALYLPELALSKTSMSEMVQMVISMVITYMIIGTYLLIILRREKVKNSVKLHR, encoded by the coding sequence ATGGAGGAGAAACTATCTGCTAAAAGCACGCGATTTGTGGAAGATTTAAGAGTGTATTTATTTTCAAGCGGGAAAAAGAATGAAGAGATTGATGATATCATCCGTGAGCTCGAGGATCATTTATATGAGGCAGAATCCAAGGGGAAATCTATTGAAAAGATCATTGGTTCCTCTCCAAAAGATTACATGTTAAGCCTTTCAGATGAGATGAAAACCGATTATAAAGGCTGGGCGAAGTATATCCCGTTACTCATTGTCGGACCCATGTCATATTTGGTGTTCAAAGACCTTCTATCCGGGACATTAAGCTATGGTATTTTAACCATTATCGGCAGTATTATCTTCAGCATCCTTTTCTTTGCCGGAGTGATGGCAGCCTTACGTTATACGGCGAGCCGCCAAGTATCAAGGAAAAAAGAATTTTTCATATTCTTATTGCCTGCCGTTCTATGCATGTTATTCATCAGCGGTATATTATTAATTGATTTACTTTATCCAAGTCCCATCATTCACTTTGGTGTATTAGGGAGCAGTCTAATAGGCATTCTGTTCCTAATAACCATCATTATTTTCTCCATTTGGACAAAGACCGCCATCCTTCCAGTCACTCTGCTTGCCCTGTACCTGCCTGAACTAGCTTTGTCAAAAACCTCTATGAGTGAAATGGTACAAATGGTCATCAGTATGGTGATAACCTATATGATTATTGGCACATACTTATTGATTATTTTGAGAAGAGAGAAGGTAAAAAATTCGGTAAAGCTTCATCGATGA
- a CDS encoding PadR family transcriptional regulator codes for MSQTQMMKGILDGCLLAIIKEKECYGYEMAEELSQYGFDAISEGTIYPLLLRMQREGLVTSVRKDSTAGPKRKYYSLTNEGEQALDNFLKRWTQLEKSVNAIIKKG; via the coding sequence ATGTCCCAGACACAGATGATGAAAGGAATATTGGATGGCTGCCTCCTCGCTATTATCAAGGAGAAGGAATGCTACGGGTATGAAATGGCCGAGGAATTGAGCCAATATGGCTTTGATGCGATCAGTGAAGGTACCATCTATCCCCTATTGCTCCGGATGCAGCGGGAGGGGTTGGTCACCTCAGTTCGTAAGGATTCCACCGCTGGCCCGAAACGGAAGTATTATTCCTTAACAAACGAAGGAGAACAAGCTTTGGATAATTTTCTAAAAAGATGGACTCAGCTTGAGAAAAGCGTAAACGCCATTATTAAGAAAGGATGA
- a CDS encoding DEAD/DEAH box helicase produces MITLTSISTKQYIEQWQEALSQEIGHLKKYGSHKYVLMNGNQIESGETYTYYFETVSPLKIPIGTVARLERDGSKYDARVLSAEGNTLLVSLEQSIGDLIDEAFISHDPWELLEQLIERLDEIKKSKRKRSRVKRLMAPDFPDKRPSLESKTAVQELFQRSKYNPVTFVWGPPGTGKTYTLARTAANKYFKDKRVLVLSHSNQAVDVLLGETAAFIKKAEKFKAGDLLRYGNQAGDGLLMHGDILPSQLLADQDTGLLSDKERITEEKRLLKKDLSQSFSVRDSRQLLELEQKLGRILDRIRKQEMKLVKEAAIIGTTLAKAANDPVIYEQEFDLVIVDEASMAFIPQIAFAASLAKRAIICGDFKQLPPIAASRGELVDTWLREDIFHRAGVADIARGGVLHPHLFLLKEQRRMHPDISAFTNQYVYNSLVGDHPSVRTSRQEIVARAPFEQAASILLDASFTGEHCFSGGSSGSRMNLMHALLSLQLIHEAYEGGSTSIGYVTPYRAQAILMEKLLQDLYPEQYAAGAFIAATVHRFQGSERELMIFDTVDSYPQKRAGMLLTGNESERLLNVAITRTKGKLIHVSDVDFLKNSIPRYKTLHQFIDFQLQHNRTIGMDQIGKWIKHPHPKLRWLYARKLDDVLNDITQARSQIILSLPNRCILSKELARGLQMRPARAKLALYSNEEHPYLDPDQHLKEGPPFSMICIDRRYMWIGIPIEANRNIDPPYVAVRLESEETINYILQQLPRA; encoded by the coding sequence GTGATCACGTTAACTTCTATTTCAACAAAGCAATATATCGAACAATGGCAAGAAGCCCTTTCACAGGAAATCGGCCATCTGAAAAAATACGGAAGTCATAAATATGTACTTATGAACGGGAATCAGATTGAATCGGGTGAGACGTATACGTATTACTTTGAAACGGTCTCACCCTTGAAGATTCCTATTGGGACGGTAGCTCGCCTCGAGCGAGATGGAAGCAAATATGATGCGCGCGTCCTGTCGGCTGAAGGGAATACGCTTTTGGTTTCCTTGGAGCAGTCGATTGGGGATTTAATAGATGAGGCATTCATTTCGCATGACCCTTGGGAGCTTCTAGAACAATTAATAGAACGGCTGGATGAAATTAAGAAAAGCAAGCGAAAGCGTAGCCGTGTGAAAAGGCTGATGGCTCCGGATTTCCCGGATAAACGCCCGAGCTTAGAGAGCAAAACAGCTGTGCAGGAGTTATTCCAGCGGTCTAAATATAATCCGGTAACATTTGTGTGGGGACCTCCGGGAACCGGGAAGACGTATACATTAGCCCGGACCGCCGCCAATAAATACTTCAAGGATAAAAGAGTGCTTGTGCTTTCTCACAGCAACCAGGCTGTAGATGTTCTCCTCGGCGAGACAGCTGCTTTCATCAAAAAAGCGGAAAAATTCAAGGCGGGAGATCTATTACGTTATGGTAATCAGGCGGGGGATGGACTTTTAATGCATGGTGACATCCTGCCGTCCCAATTACTTGCGGACCAGGATACGGGATTGTTAAGCGATAAAGAGCGAATCACTGAGGAGAAACGCCTCTTGAAGAAGGATCTCTCCCAGTCCTTTAGTGTGCGCGATTCCAGGCAGCTGCTTGAGCTTGAACAAAAGCTTGGCCGCATTCTTGACCGAATCCGGAAGCAGGAGATGAAGCTTGTCAAAGAGGCAGCCATTATAGGGACGACGCTTGCAAAGGCAGCGAATGATCCGGTCATATATGAGCAGGAATTTGACCTTGTGATTGTAGACGAGGCGAGTATGGCCTTTATCCCGCAAATCGCCTTTGCCGCTAGCTTGGCAAAAAGGGCCATTATTTGCGGGGACTTCAAGCAGCTGCCGCCGATTGCGGCATCGAGAGGTGAGCTTGTTGATACATGGCTGCGAGAGGATATTTTCCATCGTGCTGGGGTTGCAGATATCGCAAGAGGCGGAGTGCTTCATCCGCATTTATTTCTATTGAAGGAACAGCGGCGGATGCATCCCGACATTTCCGCGTTTACCAATCAATACGTATACAATTCACTTGTCGGTGACCATCCAAGTGTGCGGACGAGCAGGCAGGAAATCGTTGCTAGGGCACCGTTTGAACAAGCGGCTTCCATTCTGCTGGATGCGAGCTTTACCGGCGAGCATTGCTTCTCGGGGGGCAGCTCCGGCTCAAGAATGAATTTAATGCATGCTTTGCTCTCTTTGCAGCTGATTCATGAGGCATACGAAGGCGGGAGTACGTCAATTGGATATGTGACCCCATACAGGGCTCAGGCTATCTTAATGGAGAAGCTCCTGCAGGATTTATATCCAGAGCAATATGCAGCTGGAGCTTTTATCGCTGCGACCGTTCATCGCTTCCAGGGAAGCGAGAGGGAGCTTATGATCTTTGATACGGTTGATTCCTATCCACAGAAGAGGGCAGGAATGCTCCTGACAGGAAATGAGAGCGAGCGGCTCTTGAATGTAGCCATCACACGAACGAAGGGTAAGCTGATTCATGTCAGTGATGTTGATTTTCTGAAGAACTCTATTCCGAGATATAAGACATTGCATCAATTCATCGATTTCCAGCTTCAGCATAACAGAACGATCGGGATGGACCAGATTGGGAAATGGATTAAGCATCCTCATCCAAAGCTTAGATGGCTTTATGCACGTAAGCTTGATGATGTGCTAAATGATATCACACAGGCACGAAGTCAGATCATCCTATCCCTCCCAAATCGCTGCATTCTGTCTAAAGAACTGGCACGAGGGCTGCAAATGAGACCGGCCAGAGCAAAATTGGCGCTCTATTCAAATGAGGAGCATCCATATTTAGACCCAGATCAACATTTGAAGGAGGGGCCGCCATTTAGCATGATTTGCATTGACCGGCGATACATGTGGATTGGCATTCCGATTGAGGCAAACCGAAACATCGATCCGCCTTATGTCGCGGTTCGATTGGAGTCAGAGGAAACCATTAACTATATCCTGCAACAATTACCACGTGCTTAA
- a CDS encoding YpzG family protein: protein MSYKNELDSHSSLFHHNWTRRKRSKSQVNGHTMMSQTNIILRSNAKAHRW from the coding sequence TTGAGTTACAAAAACGAATTAGATTCGCACTCTTCCCTCTTCCATCATAACTGGACAAGAAGGAAGCGCTCAAAGTCACAGGTCAACGGACATACGATGATGTCACAGACCAATATCATTTTGAGAAGTAACGCAAAGGCTCACCGCTGGTAA
- a CDS encoding DUF6438 domain-containing protein — MFKEISISRTSCKGSSPVYQSTIHSDGKVFWNGEKNVSFLGAHVYTISSQRLKKLEDLLLSFDYKNFIYHSSREIIPDSPTCVTRVVFKHGETKTVVHDMGDVDGVIENKNHTLKQLGKFERDIEQIAGLKNLIKQPLYLYHFKNKHAENQEYVISSPSQEEAFQMMDASHLQCKNWQIEKLGRDSTDKLLPYIVMRKGDES, encoded by the coding sequence TTGTTTAAAGAGATTTCCATTTCCCGCACTTCGTGTAAAGGAAGCTCCCCGGTTTATCAGTCAACCATTCATTCAGACGGCAAGGTATTTTGGAATGGCGAGAAAAATGTCTCATTTTTAGGAGCACATGTTTATACGATCAGCAGCCAACGGTTAAAAAAGCTAGAGGATTTATTGCTATCATTTGATTATAAGAATTTTATCTATCATTCTTCCCGGGAGATTATCCCGGACAGCCCCACATGTGTCACGCGAGTCGTTTTTAAGCATGGAGAGACAAAAACCGTCGTGCATGATATGGGTGATGTAGACGGGGTTATTGAGAATAAAAACCATACACTGAAGCAGCTTGGAAAATTTGAGCGAGACATCGAGCAAATAGCCGGATTGAAAAACCTGATAAAGCAACCCTTGTATTTATACCATTTCAAAAATAAGCATGCTGAGAATCAGGAATATGTCATTTCTTCTCCTTCACAGGAGGAAGCATTTCAGATGATGGATGCAAGCCATCTCCAATGCAAGAATTGGCAAATTGAAAAGCTTGGCCGTGATTCGACTGACAAATTGCTTCCCTATATTGTCATGCGTAAGGGTGATGAATCATAA